One part of the Phycisphaeraceae bacterium genome encodes these proteins:
- a CDS encoding tyrosine recombinase — translation MSRAASSNFSPASPRSRLARRSAALPPAYARIRTSFLAFIRIECGLAKNTVEAYDRDLSELLLSVVAAGASTPQQITPRLLSGHLASLKSERSLAGSSVIRHLATIKVFCRWLQSTGVIDDNPAAALDRPTRWKKLPGVLSPKQIRALIEAPSTLAGSGSRPESKRTEPPMHLRDRALLELLYASGLRASEIASLPLRDFHETLGTILVTGKGDKQRLVPVGEPAIIAVRIYLDQCRSRLERPDGRDRGCLLLSRTGRPLERVAVWQIVRKYAAIAGLRIGRAQGGAHPHVLRHSFATHLLAGGADLRVVQELLGHADIATTQIYTHVDSSRLKHVHRTFHPRG, via the coding sequence ATGAGTCGCGCTGCGAGTTCCAACTTCTCCCCCGCCTCCCCACGTTCCCGCCTCGCGCGCCGGTCCGCTGCGCTTCCCCCCGCCTACGCCCGGATCCGAACCTCCTTCCTCGCCTTCATCCGCATCGAATGTGGCCTGGCCAAGAACACCGTTGAAGCATACGACCGTGACCTGAGCGAGCTGCTCTTGTCCGTCGTCGCTGCCGGGGCGTCAACCCCCCAGCAGATCACGCCGCGACTCCTCTCCGGTCACCTCGCCTCGCTCAAGTCCGAACGCAGCCTCGCTGGATCGTCGGTCATCCGACACCTGGCCACAATCAAGGTGTTCTGCCGATGGCTCCAATCCACGGGGGTGATCGACGACAACCCCGCCGCGGCCCTTGACCGGCCCACGCGATGGAAGAAGCTCCCGGGAGTTCTCTCCCCAAAGCAGATCCGTGCCCTCATCGAGGCGCCCTCAACTCTGGCAGGGTCCGGCAGCCGCCCGGAGAGTAAACGTACTGAGCCGCCGATGCACCTCCGCGATCGCGCCCTGCTCGAGCTCCTCTATGCCTCCGGTCTTCGTGCTTCGGAGATTGCGTCACTGCCGCTCAGAGACTTCCATGAGACCCTCGGCACGATCCTGGTCACCGGTAAGGGTGACAAGCAGCGCCTCGTCCCCGTCGGCGAGCCGGCGATCATCGCGGTCAGGATCTACCTGGACCAGTGCCGCAGCCGCCTCGAACGCCCGGACGGCCGCGACCGGGGCTGCCTTCTGCTCTCCCGAACGGGCCGCCCGCTCGAGCGAGTCGCCGTCTGGCAGATCGTCCGAAAGTACGCGGCGATCGCCGGCCTGAGGATCGGCCGCGCCCAGGGTGGCGCCCACCCGCATGTCCTGCGGCATTCCTTCGCCACCCATCTACTCGCCGGCGGCGCCGATCTCCGTGTGGTCCAGGAACTCCTCGGCCACGCGGATATCGCCACAACGCAGATCTACACCCACGTTGATTCATCCCGTCTCAAGCACGTGCACCGCACCTTCCACCCGCGGGGCTGA
- the gyrA gene encoding DNA gyrase subunit A gives MPDSADRPVSATSSRRTPVDVVATTEANSTNSTGAGGSGAGIPPAGPTEAGGNGGSGEGGGHIVDLQIERELQDSYLTYAMSTIMDRALPDVRDGLKPSQRRILVAMNDLNLRPGRKHLKCAKICGDTSGNYHPHGESVIYPTLVGMAQKWRMRVPLIDPQGNFGSINPDPPAAMRYTEARMLQAAVEMLDDLKLETVNFVPNYDDRLQEPTVLPGKLPNLLINGGVGIAVGMATSLPPQNPIEVLDAIVRVLENPEITLGELMEDVKEGEVVVRRGIRGPDFPTGGVILGKGGIVEAYATGRGRVAVRGEVRVETMANGREQLVIDSIPYNLGLDTLVERLVDAVKDDKINDVSDVRNESGREAMVRVVIELKKGADAALVEKQLYEFTQLQQTFSINSIALVNRQPRTLSLKEMIRYYIEHRVEVIRRRTAHLLAEARKRAHVLEGMILAVCDIDEVIRLIRSSQTRPEAIDKLMARGFRIAVDHKHVGAIPARLMEQVRRAGERGVSLTRVQAEQIGSMRLIQLVGLEIEKLVGDYSQLVEQIDDYESILASEARVTAIIKADCEEMKQRIGTKAGARLTRIDEGAEAGDYDIGALIAVEDMAVTISHQGYAKRIAVSTYRAQGRGGKGIIGASAKDDDFIAHMFVASTHDDLLCFTNTGRVFKIKVYELPELPRQSKGRPMVNLLDLKEGESVRAFLNVKNFEEGSNYLTFVSAGGVVKRTALKDYRNVNRGGIIAVDIREGDRLLDVALTSGTDDILLATAGGMAIRFSEEDVRLMGRAAAGVKGIELAEEDEVVGVVRVPMAKDADGDSVSADPSIALLTVCENGYGKRTLVDEYRVQPETGKARSQSRGGKGRVDINTSERNGRAVVSLAVHEADDVVVVSKSGMLVRMPAAEIRLCGRGAQGVRIVKLDEGDRVVATARVLGEEGDTDEDADGETAMAP, from the coding sequence AGGGCGGGGGCCACATCGTCGACCTGCAGATCGAGCGGGAACTGCAGGACTCGTACCTGACGTATGCGATGAGCACGATCATGGACCGGGCTCTGCCCGATGTCCGAGACGGGCTCAAGCCGAGCCAGCGCCGCATCCTGGTGGCGATGAACGACCTGAACCTGAGGCCGGGGCGCAAGCACCTCAAGTGCGCGAAGATCTGCGGTGACACCTCCGGCAACTACCACCCACACGGCGAGTCCGTGATCTACCCGACCCTGGTGGGGATGGCCCAGAAGTGGCGAATGCGGGTGCCGCTGATTGATCCGCAGGGGAACTTCGGCTCGATCAATCCCGACCCCCCGGCGGCGATGCGGTACACCGAGGCGAGGATGCTCCAGGCCGCCGTGGAGATGCTCGACGACCTGAAACTGGAGACCGTGAACTTCGTCCCGAACTACGACGATCGGCTGCAGGAGCCGACCGTGCTGCCGGGGAAGCTGCCGAACCTGCTGATCAACGGCGGGGTGGGGATCGCGGTCGGGATGGCAACGAGTCTGCCGCCTCAGAACCCGATCGAGGTCCTCGATGCGATCGTGCGCGTGCTGGAGAACCCGGAGATCACGCTGGGCGAACTGATGGAGGATGTGAAGGAGGGGGAAGTCGTAGTGCGTCGCGGGATCCGAGGGCCGGACTTTCCGACCGGCGGCGTGATCCTGGGCAAGGGTGGTATTGTCGAGGCGTACGCGACCGGGCGGGGGCGGGTAGCGGTGAGGGGTGAGGTCCGCGTGGAGACGATGGCGAACGGGCGAGAGCAGCTCGTGATCGATTCGATCCCGTACAACCTAGGTCTTGATACCCTGGTCGAGCGGCTCGTGGATGCGGTGAAGGACGACAAGATCAACGACGTGTCGGACGTCCGCAACGAATCCGGGCGCGAGGCGATGGTACGGGTGGTGATCGAACTGAAGAAGGGGGCGGACGCGGCGCTGGTGGAAAAGCAGCTGTACGAGTTCACGCAGTTACAGCAGACCTTCAGCATCAACAGCATCGCCCTGGTGAACCGCCAGCCGCGGACGCTCTCGCTGAAGGAGATGATCCGGTACTACATCGAGCACCGGGTCGAAGTGATCCGCCGGCGGACAGCCCACCTGCTGGCGGAGGCCCGCAAGCGTGCACACGTTCTGGAGGGGATGATCCTCGCGGTCTGTGACATTGACGAGGTGATCAGGCTGATCCGGTCGAGCCAGACCCGTCCGGAGGCGATCGACAAACTGATGGCGAGAGGCTTCCGGATCGCCGTCGATCACAAGCATGTGGGGGCGATCCCCGCGAGGCTGATGGAGCAGGTTCGCCGTGCCGGCGAGCGGGGGGTCTCGCTGACGAGGGTGCAGGCGGAACAGATCGGCTCGATGCGGCTGATCCAGTTGGTGGGTCTGGAGATCGAGAAACTGGTGGGGGACTACTCGCAGCTCGTCGAGCAGATCGACGACTACGAGAGCATCCTCGCCAGCGAGGCAAGGGTAACCGCGATCATCAAGGCCGATTGCGAGGAGATGAAGCAGCGGATCGGCACGAAGGCCGGGGCGAGGCTGACGCGGATCGACGAGGGTGCCGAAGCGGGCGACTACGACATTGGGGCGCTCATTGCCGTGGAAGACATGGCGGTCACCATCTCGCACCAGGGGTACGCGAAGCGGATCGCCGTCAGTACATACCGGGCGCAGGGTCGTGGCGGGAAGGGGATCATCGGCGCCAGCGCGAAGGACGACGACTTCATCGCGCACATGTTCGTGGCGAGCACCCACGACGACCTGCTGTGCTTCACGAACACCGGTCGGGTGTTCAAGATCAAGGTGTACGAGTTGCCAGAGCTGCCTCGCCAGAGCAAGGGCAGGCCGATGGTGAACCTGCTGGATCTCAAGGAGGGGGAGAGCGTTCGGGCGTTCCTCAATGTGAAGAACTTCGAGGAAGGAAGCAACTACCTGACGTTCGTGTCCGCCGGTGGGGTCGTCAAGAGGACGGCGCTCAAGGACTACAGGAACGTCAACCGCGGCGGGATCATCGCCGTGGACATCCGGGAGGGCGATCGGCTGCTCGACGTGGCGCTCACGAGCGGGACCGACGACATCCTGCTGGCAACTGCGGGCGGGATGGCGATCCGGTTCAGCGAGGAGGACGTTCGACTTATGGGCCGCGCCGCGGCAGGTGTGAAGGGTATCGAGCTGGCCGAAGAGGACGAGGTTGTCGGTGTGGTTCGAGTCCCGATGGCGAAGGACGCCGATGGCGACAGCGTGTCAGCCGATCCGTCGATCGCGCTGCTGACCGTGTGCGAGAATGGGTACGGAAAGCGGACGCTTGTGGATGAGTACCGCGTGCAGCCGGAGACGGGCAAGGCAAGGAGCCAGTCCCGCGGCGGCAAGGGCCGTGTGGATATCAACACTTCTGAGCGAAACGGCCGCGCCGTCGTGTCGCTTGCGGTGCACGAAGCGGACGACGTCGTCGTCGTTTCGAAGTCGGGGATGCTGGTGAGGATGCCCGCGGCGGAGATCCGGCTGTGCGGGCGTGGAGCCCAGGGCGTCCGAATTGTGAAACTCGACGAGGGCGACCGGGTTGTGGCGACGGCTCGCGTCCTTGGAGAAGAGGGCGACACGGACGAGGATGCGGACGGTGAGACGGCTATGGCGCCGTAA